The DNA window CTAGAACActtcttaaaatttattaatggTTGTGAAAAGCACCTGCGCAGCATCTGCATATCCTGCAATCTTTGCAATCACTTGCAATCCCAGCTTAAGTGCCTTTTCTCCACTGACTAGGATTAAAGCAGCAGCACCATCACTGCCCATAAGACCAACTtcactttaattacaaactccaGATGACGTCCATGAAGGACTTATGAGGTCAAGTTGAAAATTGTTCCTTAATTTTGAACCAAACAGGCAATTGCCTGATTGCACAACCCTCAAGAAGAGGCCTATAAAATAATGGGTTCATTGAAGTGGGATACAAGCTACCAATATAGGGTAAACAAAAAGTTTATAGATGATTTCAGTCAAGAGGTAAGGTTTTTACTTGAGCATTTCCAATCTgattatgttttgatataaatgTAATTTTGGTCTAAGCATACAAATGAATAAAGATGTCAAGTAAATGACCTAATACTGGAGGCATTGCCAGCAGTAACAGTGCCTCCATTATCCTTGAAACTTGGTCGCAGCTTCCTCAATTTTGCAGCATCAAACTGAAATGATATCAATATTTGAATTTAGCTATTACCCAAGAGGTCTAATATCTATGTAATTTATTTAGGCAatttaaagaaaggaaaagaaaagaacagGAAGCAATCAAAGTCTGAAGGGATGGATAGCTCTAAATTATGATTTACCTTTCCTAGACCTTCATCCTTGTCGACTATGATGGATGGCTTTCCCCTCCCCCCAGGAACTTCAACCTGTGTGATAGCAGATTTAGTTTTACACACAATATATGTAACAAAATGTACAAACTTAATACTAAGAATATGCCCAACCGGAGCAATTTCCCATGCAAAGGCTCCACCCTGTTGAGCAGCAATGCCACGCTCAAAGCTTTGAACAGCAAAGTTATCCTGCGGAAATCATTAAGAAATAAGTCCAAAGTTCTATCCAGGAAAAGGAAGTTCTTCAGGTGACCAATTAGAGAGACCATGGTACCTGCTCCTCCCTTGTAATAGCATGTTTCTCAGCACATAATTCAGCACAGCTGCCCATGCCACAATCACTATAAACATCCCATAGTCCATCTTTCAACATTCCATCGACAAGAGTATCATGCCCAAGCCGAGATCCTTTCCTGCATTGCCAATACTAATCAGAAATCACAACTTGAATACAACAAGGCAACCATGAAAAGGAGAGCAGTATTAACCTTGCTTCTCCCAAATATTTAGGTACATTAGACATGCTCTCCATGCCACCAGCCACAACAACATCATTAATGCCCAACTGAATGCTCTGTGCGGCAAGCATTGTTGCTGCAAAGCCccaaacaaaaaggaaaagaataacGCACATTTTAGAAATACTCCTCTAAGATCCTCAAAACAATAATACTTAAACTGTAAGGTGCAGACCTTTCATCCCAGATGCACAAACTTTGTTAACAGTGGTGCATATGACCGAGTTAGGAATTCCTGCACCTAGCGCAGCCTGTCTAGCTGGAGCCTGTCCCAAATTCGCGCTGAGTACATTGCCAAAGAAAACTTCTTGCACAAGTGATGGATCAACATTTGCCCTTTTAAGAGCAGCTGCAATTTGACGTATATAGGAATTAAGTAAAATGGAAGAGcatcctaaaaatataaaaatggaccAACTTATCAGACAAGTAAACAAAGATTTTTCCAGTCAAACCTTCTATGGCTATCGAACCAAGCTTGGTGGCAGATAAAGATGACAGAGAGCCAAGAAATCCACCCATTGGAGTACGTGCAACACCAACAACACAAACATCTGCACAAAATATACAACAAACATTGATCAAACCATAAGGAAGTTGAATATAAAGTTTTAGTTATCCTGTGGAAAGTGAAACAACTAAACTACTGTCCTCAATGATCTCAATTATTTCTTGTATGCTAAAGGGTTATTAGCAGtgcaaattgataaaatatgcatACATATTTCCACCTATAAATAAGGAAATCGTTATTCAAGTATTGCTATAACATATTTAGCTAAGTAAACGTATAAAGGTATATATCCGCTCATGGATTTTTTAAACTCAAAAGCATAAGATAATAATCCTGTAATGGAAATTACCAACTATGCAAATCTTTCTAGATGCATCAACTCATAGAAAATTTAATACCTCTAGGCTTTATAGAATCTGAAGATGCTGCTGCTACTGGAGCCATAGGTGAAAATGGATCTGCAAGAAGTAGAAACTGTTGCTTAATTCTAACATAAAAGGGTATTAAAAATTGCTCAGAAATAAAACATAATTCTAATAAAACTTttgcttttattttcttcttaaacTTCATATCAAAAGGATGAGCTAACTTTGGActaacgtcagaaacaaaatgtcactTATTTTATAACAACCCAAAAAGGTTGATCTTAAAAGAAGATATATTTTACTCAATATTTTAAGCTCGATAATGGAATCCCAAAACAAATTCGACTTAAATATGGCTTATCCAAATCTTACAACTTAAAAGGAAAAAAGTTCTCACTGTGAATCACACTCTTTTATTaacaaaatacataaatattataaagaaaacataaagaaaattccACTGTACCACCCGAGTGAAAATCTTACGAACGCaagaaaaaaattactttaaagaAAGAGGCCGCATAAACAATAAGTTCTCAAGATAAACAGATCTGATGTAAACATGAATTCAATCAGAAAACTGAAAAGATCAAGATAAAAAAACAtagagaaatcaaaataaaaaagtcTCGAGAGGAGCAAGAAAATGATCGAGATTATTAGGAGAAAGTAGAATCTGTGGAAATACCTGTGGATTTGGAGAAAGTAGAAATCCGTGGAAATACCTGTGGATATTTTCGTTGAAAAAAATTGAAGCAGAAATGAGGGAAATGATGAACTGACTGAATTGAGTTAACGTATTTATAGAAGGGAGAAGCACTACCGTCGAGCACGTGCCTCCTCCGCAGAATGTTTATTtacaaatcaatccacaaacaatAATTTATTGACTCTTGTATCCACTATCcacatgaatttattttttattttattcgcCACAGGAAAAAATGAATGTCGATGAGAataattttctttacaaaatggaaaataatacgtatttttattatattagattcgaaatttagg is part of the Gossypium hirsutum isolate 1008001.06 chromosome D11, Gossypium_hirsutum_v2.1, whole genome shotgun sequence genome and encodes:
- the LOC107912464 gene encoding acetyl-CoA acetyltransferase, cytosolic 1: MAPVAAASSDSIKPRDVCVVGVARTPMGGFLGSLSSLSATKLGSIAIEAALKRANVDPSLVQEVFFGNVLSANLGQAPARQAALGAGIPNSVICTTVNKVCASGMKATMLAAQSIQLGINDVVVAGGMESMSNVPKYLGEARKGSRLGHDTLVDGMLKDGLWDVYSDCGMGSCAELCAEKHAITREEQDNFAVQSFERGIAAQQGGAFAWEIAPVEVPGGRGKPSIIVDKDEGLGKFDAAKLRKLRPSFKDNGGTVTAGNASSISDGAAALILVSGEKALKLGLQVIAKIAGYADAAQAPEFFTTAPALAIPKAISNAGLDASQVDYYEINEAFAVVALANQKLLDLNPEKVNVNGGAVSLGHPLGCSGARILVTLLGVLKQKNGKYGVGGVCNGGGGASALVVELL